The Armatimonadota bacterium genome includes a window with the following:
- a CDS encoding NAD(P)H-dependent oxidoreductase, whose product MAEVRVLGFAGSLRRGSYNRALLRAASELLPEGMTLEIFDLAPIPLYNMDVEQQGLPESVKPSPSSVRRCW is encoded by the coding sequence ATGGCGGAAGTCCGGGTTTTGGGGTTCGCGGGAAGCCTACGCCGGGGCTCGTACAACCGGGCCCTGCTGCGGGCGGCCTCCGAACTCCTCCCGGAAGGGATGACCCTGGAGATCTTCGACCTCGCGCCCATCCCCCTCTACAACATGGATGTGGAGCAACAGGGCTTACCGGAGTCCGTGAAGCCTTCCCCCTCATCCGTCCGGAGGTGCTGGTAA
- a CDS encoding DoxX family protein, which translates to MEALFWLGRILYGGFFILNGINHFMRLEAMSGYAQSKGVPASRAAVAVTGLMILLGGLAVLTGLYVQAGLWLLVIFLVFVSFWMHNFWAIEDPMRKMTEQVNFMKNMGLLGAAFLLLYLWT; encoded by the coding sequence ATGGAGGCACTGTTCTGGCTGGGGCGGATCCTGTACGGCGGCTTCTTCATCCTGAACGGCATCAACCACTTCATGCGCCTGGAGGCGATGTCCGGATACGCGCAATCCAAGGGCGTTCCCGCGAGTCGGGCGGCCGTGGCGGTCACCGGCCTCATGATCCTCCTGGGCGGGCTCGCGGTGCTCACGGGCCTGTACGTCCAGGCGGGCCTGTGGCTGCTGGTGATCTTCCTCGTGTTCGTCTCCTTCTGGATGCACAACTTCTGGGCCATCGAGGATCCCATGAGGAAGATGACGGAGCAGGTGAACTTCATGAAGAACATGGGGCTGTTGGGCGCAGCCTTCCTGCTGCTCTACCTGTGGACGTAG